A window of Juglans regia cultivar Chandler chromosome 7, Walnut 2.0, whole genome shotgun sequence contains these coding sequences:
- the LOC108981709 gene encoding DCC family protein At1g52590, chloroplastic-like, translating to MALTLLAPGGCARLCASRPAPIRHRITTFATLSPPGGHAVDWVEATSSFFEQDARPIMLFDGVCNLCNGGVRFVRENDRNRRIRFEPLQSDAGKKLLRRSGRAPDDISSVVLVEKDRSYIKSEAVLKIMDYIDIPFPQLAFVLHFVPLFIRDFAYDNVADNRYTFFGRSESCEI from the exons ATGGCTCTAACCCTACTGGCTCCCGGTGGGTGCGCTCGATTATGCGCGTCGCGCCCTGCACCCATTAGACATAGAATCACTACGTTCGCTACTCTATCCCCTCCTGGAGGTCATGCCGTGGACTGGGTTGAAGCAACTTCGAGCTTTTTCGAACAAGACGCGAGGCCCATCATGTTGTTTGATG GTGTATGCAACTTGTGTAACGGAGGTGTGAGGTTTGTGCGTGAAAATGATCGAAATAG GAGAATCAGGTTCGAACCTCTCCAAAGCGATGCAGGCAAAAAATTACTTAGGAGGTCAGGGAGGGCTCCTGATGATATCTCCAGTGTTGTACTTGTTGAAAAGGATAG ATCATACATAAAGTCAGAAGCTGTGCTGAAGATAATGGATTACATAGATATACCATTTCCCCAGTTAGCATTTGTTCTACACTTTGTGCCGCT GTTCATAAGGGATTTTGCATACGATAACGTGGCAGACAACCGTTACACATTTTTCGGCCGCTCAGAATCCTGTGAGATATAA